The Vibrio metoecus sequence GACTGGCTATACCAAACTTTCCCTCCATTATCACACTCCCGTAATCAGCCGAAGAAAAAGCCCGCCGAAGCGGGCTTAATGACCATAGTGACACGGCATAATTAATGTACGGGACCTAACAACAGATTCATCGCACTCAAAAATTGTGATGGATCTTCCATTGAGCCTCGTTCAGCGAGCATGGCTTGACCAAGCAACACCTCGACCCAACGGCCAAAAATCTGCTCATCCGCTTCATCGGCCATGCGCTTGACCAAAGCATGTTCTGGGTTAATTTCGAGGATGTATTTTACCTCTGGTACAGGTTGCCCTGCAGCCGCCAGTAGCTTGGCCATTTGCGTCCCCATTTCATCGTCATCGGTGACGACAACTGCAGGAGTGTTGGCCAATTTAAACGTAGTACGCACCTCTTTGACTCGGTCACCAAGGTAACCTTGCACTCGTTCAACCACTGATTTGAATTGTTCTTCAGCTTCTTTATGCTTCTCTTTTTCCGCCGCATCTTCGAATTGGCTAAGATCAAGCCCAGCTTTGGTGATCGATTGGAACGCTTTGCCATCAAACTCTGGCAGATAATTCATTAACCATTCATCGATGCGATCAAACATCAAAATCACTTCAATGCCTTTGGATTTAAACTGCTCTAAGTGAGGGCTGTTTTTCGCTGCGGTGTAGCTGTCCGCGGTGAGATAGTAAATCTTATCTTGCCCTTCTTTCATGCGTTCAACATAAGACGACAAACTGATGGCTTGTTCTGCTGAATCGACATGAGTTGACGCAAAGCGCAGCAAACCGGCAATTTTTTCACGATTCGCAAAGTCTTCCGCTGGGCCTTCTTTCATCACCAAGCCAAACTCTTTCCAGAATTTCTGGTAATTTTCAGCATCGCTACTCGCCATACGCTCAAGCATAGTCAACACACGCTTAGTACAAGCTTGACGCAGTGACTGCGTGATCTTGTTATCTTGCAGAATTTCACGAGATACGTTGAGAGGTAAATCGTTAGAATCAATCAAACCACGCACAAAACGCAGGTAGGACGGCATGAACTGTGCTGCATCATCCATAATAAACACGCGTTGCACATACAGTTTTAAACCATGCTTATGATCGCGGTTAAACAAGTCCCAAGGCGCTTTAGCAGGGATATACAGCAAGCTTGTATAGTCATTCTTACCTTCGACTTTGTTATGACTCCACACGAGTGGATCAGAAAAATCGTGTGATACATGCTTGTAGAACTCTTTATATTCCTCATCCGTCACGTCAGATTTAGAGCGCGTCCATAATGCTTGAGCTTTGTTGATTTGTTCCCACTTCATTTCTGCAGTGGCTTTGCCTTCCTCGTCCAACTCTGCCGTTTGGATATAAACCGGAATACCAATGTGATCCGAGTATTTAGAGATCACATCACGCAAACGCCATTCTGAAAGGAACTCTTTACCCTCTTCGCGAAGGTGTAAAATAATGTCAGTACCACGAGCCTCTTTATTGATGGTTTCAATGGTGTACTCACCCTCACCTTTCGAATACCACTGCACCGCCTCCGCAGGCGCAGAACCCGCCGCACGAGTACGAACCGTCACCGCATCGGCTACGATAAATGCCGAATAGAAACCCACACCAAATTGGCCAATCAATTGTGAGCTTTTTGACTGCTCTTGAGAAAGCTTTGAAAAGAATTCTGCCGTACCCGACTTCGCAATAGTACCGAGGTTTTCGATCACTTCGTCACGGCTCATACCAATGCCGTTATCCGAAATCGTCAGCGTATTGTTTTCTTGATCAAACGAGAGCTTGACCCCGAGTTCTGCATCACCCTGATAGAGATCAGGCTGAGAAAGTGCTTGAAAGCGCAATTTGTCGGCAGCATCGGATGCATTCGAAATTAACTCACGCAGGAAAATTTCTTTGTTGGAATACAAAGAGTGAATCATCAGGTGCAGCAGTTGTTTAACTTCAGATTGAAAACCACGCGTTTCTTTATTAGTGGTTGCTGTTTCGCTCATAATCGCTCCGTTTACTTCTGTTTCAAACTATTGATCCATCGAGATTCAATGGAATTACCTGGATGTGCAAGTGAGATATGGACAAAAAATGTAAATTCAAGGTCAAAACTCATAAAAACACTGTTTTTTGATTGAGATTGGATTATCCTAACCCGGCATTTTTATCAAAGAAGATAAAAAAACCAGTAAAGTCTGAGTGTTGTGACAGGGAGAAGCTGGGATATCAAATGTTCATACAAGGACATAACTCAAAAGAAGATATCGATGAGTAATATTGGTACTAAATTCATTCTTGCTGAAAGATTTACCTTTGATCCCTTAAGCAATTCTTTAATTGATAAAGAAAATAGTGAAGAGATCATTCGCTTAGGCAGTAACGAAAGCCGGATTTTGTGGTTACTTGCCCAGCATCCCAATGAAGTTGTTTCTCGTAACGATTTGCATGATTTTGTATGGCGGGAACAGGGCTTTGAAGTTGATGACTCAAGCCTAACTCAAGCCATCTCTACACTACGAAAGCTGCTCAAAGATTCCACAAAATCACCACAATACGTCAAAACTGTACCTAAACGTGGCTATCAACTGATCGCTCGTGTCGACACAGTCGAAGAAGAGATTCTGCGATCTATAGAAGTGGACGAATCTGCTCAGCAAAATGCCAATATTGACGTAGCTGAAACGCTCAATTCAATGCCGGCAATCAGTAGCCTACATACCGAATCTTCGACACAAACAGCGATAAACAAACCGACTCACGATTGGGGAACTCGACTGATTTTGCTAGTTGCAATGATCATCCCGTTAGCCGTGTTATTACTGACTAACCCTAGCCAATCAAAATTTAAGCCTTTGATTGTCGTCGATGATGTTGCCGTCAATATGCCAATCAACCACCCCGACCTATCAAAATGGCTACCTTCTATCGAACTTTGCGTTAAAAAATACAATGAAAAGCATACTGAGGGACTAAAACCTAAGGAAGTTATCGCCACCGGTGGGCAAAATAACCAATTGACGCTCAATTACATCCATAGCCCTGAAGTCTCGGGCGAAAATATAACCTTACGCATCGTTGCTAATCCTAAAGATGCCATCAAAGTGTGTGAGTAGGATTTTTATGAAAACCAGATATATAGCTATTGGCGTTTTGCTACTGTCCCTACTATTTAGTGGCTGGCTCTATTGGGGAAGTGACTTCAAGCTAGAGCAAGTATTAACGTCTCGTGAGTGGCAATCAAAAATGGTTTCACTCATCAAAACGAATAGTAATAGTCCGGCCATGGGGCCACTCAGCCGAGTTGATGTCACCTCAAATGTAAAATATTTGCCCAATGGCACTTATTTACGTGTGTCTATCGTCAAACTTTTTTCTGATGATCATAGTGCTGAAAGCATTATTAATATTTCCGAATTTGGCGAGTGGGACGTGAGTGATAACTATCTACTCGTCACTCCGGTAGAATTTAAAGATATTTCATCCAATCAGAGCAAAGACTTTACGGATGAACAACTTCAACTTATCACTCAATTATTTAAAATGGATGCCCAGCAAAGCCGTCGAGTCGATATTGTTAATGAAAGAACCATTCTATTTACCAGTCTAAATCATGGTTCTACCGTGTTATTCAGTAATTCGTAAAGAGAACGAGTGGACTTCATGACACATGAAGCCCACTCACTCTGTATGCGTAACGTGCACAACACAAGGAAAGTGACAATGAATAAAGCACAGATAGAGATATATTACTGCCGACAATGTAATTGGATGTTGCGTGCCGCTTGGTTAAGCCAAGAGCTACTCCAGACCTTTAGCGAAGAAATTGCTTATGTCGCACTTCACCCCGACACAGGTGGTCGATTTGAGATTATTTGTAATGGTGTACAGATCTGGGAACGTAAACAAGAGGGTGGATTTCCAGAAGCAAAAGGGCTTAAACAGCGAGTGCGTGACTTAATTGATCCGGAAAGAGATCTCGGTCATGCCGACCGCCTCTCCCCGGCTAAAAACGAATCCCCTAGCAACCAATAATAGCGCTATAGTGGTGAGTCGATATCATGGTTGAGCAGTATCTCCCCCATGCTCGACATGACTTGCATCTGATTACCATCTAACACCCCATAACTCGGCTGATGATTTCCACGAGGAAAAGTCATTGACCCAGGATTAACAATCCATACATGCCCAACCCAATCTACCACGGGAACATGTGTATGGCCATGCACCAATACGTCACCTTTTTTTAACGGTGGAAGCTTTTCCCCGTGATAAAGGTGACCGTGAGTTAAAAATAAGCGTTGCCCTGAATCTAATAGCACCCACGCATAATCGCCCATCATCGGAAAGTTCAGTAACATCTGATCCACTTCACTGTCGCAATTCCCACGTACCGCAATAATTTGCTCAGCAAATTCATTTAAGCGTTCAGCAACCGCAGGAGGGTTGTACCCATCAGGAATCGGATTACGCGGACCATGGTTAAGAATATCACCCAATAAAACGAGCGATTGAGCTCCAGAAGCTTTATAGAGAGCAAGTGCTTGCTCAGTCGCAGGCAAAGAGCCGTGCAGATCGGAGATAAAAAAAAGTTTCATGACAGGCCTCACATCAAATACTCAGCGATTGTAAGGTTTTCATCGCTTAGATGCACTGCTGATTTGTCATCTCTGATCTGTAGCATACCTCGTCATAAGATTTTCTGAGTTTTCGATCATACAGCCGCAATATAGACTTACGTGCCACAGAAGCGTGAAGCGGCTTTGCAGCCTTTCACTAGAGCTAGAGAAAAGAGGGTCGATTACGGTTAAACTCTTCATATCGTTATCAACAGAGGTCATGGATAACGCCACCACTCAACACAAGGAGTCACTATGAGAATTTTGATCACCGGAGGAACCGGGTTTATCGGCTTTGAGTTGATAAAGTTACTCAGTACCCATGAGCTGGTTGTGTTAACTCGCGACATGGCTAAAGCGGCTTTGCGCTTCGCTCATATCCCCAGCCAAAACATACACTTTATTGGTTTTTTAGATGAACTATCTGATTTCAATGAGATTGATGCCATCATTAATCTTGCGGGAGAACCGATCGCCGATAAACGTTGGAGCTCAAAGCAAAAGCAGCAGATTATGCGTAGTCGATTAGAGATTACCGAACAGCTCGTCGAAAAAATTCACGCCAGTGCTCAACCACCTAGTGTTTTCCTTAGCGGTTCAGCCGTTGGTTTTTACGGTGATCAACAGGAACATGCTTTTGACGAGAGTCTTCAGGTAAAAAGTGAGCACTTCCCTCATCAGGTTTGCCAACAATGGGAACAACGAGCACTGAAAGCGCAATCAGAACAAACTCGCGTTTGTTTATTGCGAACTGGGATTGTATTAGCGCTAGATGGAGGTGCGTTGAAAAAGATGCTTCCTCCGTATCGCCTCGGTTTAGGTGGCCCAATTGGTAATGGGCAGCAATACATGCCATGGATCCATATGCAAGATATGGTGCGAGCCATCGTTTTTTTACTAGAAACAGAATATGCTCAAGGTGCTTATAATCTTTGCGCTCCTCATCCTGTCACTCAGGCTGAATTTAGTCTCACTCTCGCCAATGTATTGAAACGACCACATGTGTTAAAAACTCCACAATGGCTGATAAAACTGCTGATGGGGGAAGCCTCTGAGCTTCTACTCGATAGCATTCGTGCGAAGCCCAAAAAACTGACTGATCTGGGTTTTCAATTCCACTATTCTCGAATTGATCGGGCATTTAGCCATTTGCTGAGCCAAACCCAGTAAGTGCTCACTTCATCTTCAATGATATGGCTTAACTCAATAAAGGATAGAGATGAAAAAATCCATTTTAATCACAGGTTGCTCAACAGGTATTGGTTACATGGCAGCGAAGCAACTGCAGCTGCGGGGTTATCAAGTGATTGCCTCTTGCCGAGATGAGCAAGATGTCGCGCGATTAACACAAGAGGGTTTCACTTGTCTTCATTTAGACTTGAGCTGTGAACAGAGTATTAATCTTGCCGTAGAACAAGCTCTGGAAATCTCAAACCACCAACTTTACGCCATCTTCAATAATGGTGCTTTCGGTCAACCAGGCGCTTTGGAAGATTTACCCGTGCAAGCCATGCGAGAACAGTTTGAAACCAACTTTTTTGGTTGGCATCATCTGACCACACGCTTGCTACCCCACTTCCGAAGCCAAGGCTACGGGCGCATCATCCAAAATAGCTCCGTATTAGGCTTTGCTGCTATGAAATACCGCGGTGCATATAACGCTTCTAAATTTGCTCTAGAAGGCTGGACAGATACTTTAAGACTAGAGCTACAAGGTTCTGGAATTCATATCAGCTTGCTCGAACCGGGGCCAATTGAAACACAATTTAGATCCAATGCACTACAAGCCTTCCAACGCTGGATAACGGTTGAACAAAGTGCTCATCACTTAGCCTATCAACAGCAAGTTGAACGTTTAGGTAAAACCCATTCCAACAACCGCTTTGTATTACCACCAGAAGCTTGTCTAGCGCCTCTGTGCCATGCCCTTGAATCTGCAAACCCTAAAATCCGCTACCGCATTACCACTCCCACTAAAGTATTTGCACTACTAAAACGATGTTTACCAGCGCGCTGGCTAGACAAACTGTTATTTAAAGCAGCATAAATTATCTAATTGTCATTATTTAGTAACAATCACTCGGCAAAATTCACAGTGTGCATAGGGCAGTTTTCGCTTATGCACGCAGACACCCTGATTTCCAAGCGTTGCATGTGGTACGACAAAAATGACATTAAACCAATTGAATTGGATAAGTGTCGGTGTTGCGCTGACCTTATTTATATTGCTTTAAACACCTTTGCTTGCAAGCTCGTAAGAGCAACGAAATCACTACCTCCGGGTGGTGATTTCGTTTTTAGCTCACCAATAAGCCCTCCGCTTTTAACACCATATAAAGCTTGAGTTTTCCATGTTGCATCCCCATAGTTTATCGAAGCGATGTACCATCCAAACCAAGGATTTGCTATGCCAGCAGCGAATATGATTGATGTTTCTCAGCACAATTTTCACCAAGTATTACAGCACTCTACTCTTTCTCCCGTGCTTTTCTATTTTTGGGCTCCTATCAGCAATGAAAGCACCCAACTTCTACCACACCTTGAGCAGCTCACTGAACAATATCAAGGTGCATTTGTTCTTGCTCGTCTGAATTGTCAAGAAGAACAAGCTATTGCTGCACAATTTGGCATTCAAGCCATTCCAACTATTGCACTTTTTATTGAAGGTCAACCGGTGGATGGTCTAGGCGGACCGCAGCCCATCGAAGCTATCGAAGAGATGCTCAAACGCCACCTGCCAAGTGATGAAGAGCGATTAATGCAACAAGGGATAGAACTAGTGGCCCAAGATCAATTCACTGAAGCGCGCTCAATACTGACCACGTTGAGTGATGAGTGGCGCAACAAAGGTGAGGTAAAGCTTGCGCTAGCCCGTTGTTATTTAGAAACCAACGATATCGACGCTGCGCAAACAATTCTCTGCGACATACCTCTTGAATACCAGCAAGGTGAGTATAAAACCTTACTTGCTAAACTCGAACTGCATCAACAAACCGCGAATAGTCCAGAAATCATCGCATTAGAGCAACAATGGCGTAGTGATTTAGACAATCCAAACTTAGCTATCGAGCTGGCTCGACAATATCATCAAGTGAAAAGAGATGAAGAAGCACTGAGCTTACTTTGGTCATGGTTAAGCAAAAACCTCAATGCCCTAGATGGAGATATGAAAAAAACCTTTATGGATATTTTAACGGCGCTAGGACAAGGTCACCCCTTAGCCAATCAATATCGAAAGAAACTCTACTCACTTCTGTATTAAGGCCCTACACCAATTCAAGCTATTAATGCATTAGGATTGAAGAATGCAATGGCGTTCTTATTGAATGCCATTTTTATCAATTTGATTGTCAATAAATAAAAATTGATCATTTTTTAGAGCAAAGCTGTAAATTTCTGATCTTAATTTGGTCATCCCCTGTCTTTGAGAGAGAATTTCCGCTCATTGATAATGCACTTCTACTATACCCAAACTACTTGAAGTTTCAGGTAGGCGGCAAATGAGTGAATCCTCTGAGCATAGATACACAATGTGATTGGGGTGAGTGAATTCAGCCAACACCGCTGCAGCTTCTAGTAGGAAGGGGATATTTGGCTAAATACCCACGTGCTTGTTAAAAGCATAGAGTGGCTTTATTTCTCAATAATAAAAAGGATACGTCATGGCTATTGATTCATTGATCACTATTGCAGTTCTTGTACTGGCTGTAGTTATTTTCATCTCCTCTGCAGTAAAAACCGTGCCTCAGGGTAATAACTGGACAGTCGAAAGATTTGGGCGATACACACAAACACTCAAGCCCGGACTCAACCTAATCATCCCTTTTATTGACCGTGTTGGTCATAAAATCAATATGATGGAACAAGTTTTAGATATCCCAGCTCAAGAAGTCATTTCTAAAGACAACGCGAACGTTGTGATTGATGCGGTCTGTTTTGTGCAAGTGATTGATGCCGCGAAAGCCGCTTATGAGGTTAGTCAACTGCAACATGCGATTCGAAACCTCACACTTACCAATATGCGTACCGTATTAGGTTCAATGGAGCTGGATGAGATGCTCAGCCAACGCGACATGATTAACACTAAGCTGCTGTCGATTGTTGACCATGCCACCAGCCCGTGGGGTGTAAAAGTGACACGTATTGAAATCAAAGATGTGCAGCCACCTGCTGATTTAACCGCCGCAATGAATGCTCAGATGAAAGCTGAACGTAACAAACGGGCTGAAGTCCTTGAAGCTGAAGGGGTACGCCAAGCGCAAATCTTACGTGCCGAAGGTCAAAAACAATCCGAAATATTGAAAGCTGAAGGGGAAAAACAAGCCGCCATTTTACAAGCTGAAGCACGTGAGCGTGCAGCCGAAGCGGAAGCTAAGGCAACCACTATGGTTTCCGAAGCCATCGCTAAAGGTGATATGCAAGCGGTAAATTACTTTATTGCTCAAGGCTATACCGAAGCACTGAAAGCCATTGGTCAAGCCGAGAATGGTAAGATCATCATGCTGCCACTTGAAGCAACAGGCCTAATGGGATCTGTAGCTGGAATTGCAGAAATGTTTAAATCATCACAAACCACTAAGTAGGTGTCCCGTGGTAGAGCTACTCTCACAATTGAATTTCTGGCATTGGTTGGCCTTGGGCCTACTTCTATTAGCCGCTGAGCTACTCGGCACTGCAGGTTATTTTTTGTGGCTTGGCCTATCAGCACTGTTAGTTGGGGTATTGCTGGCCGTAATGCCTTTTGGTTGGCAACTGCAGTGGCTGGCTTTTGCGAGTTTTTCACTGGTCACGACTTGGCTTTGGTGGCGACGTCAATTTAGCCGCGATAAAAAGCAAGATACAGAACGCGACCTTAATCAAAAGGAAAAACAGTTACTCGGACGTATTATTCCGATAACCGAAGATACCCCAGCAGGAGAGTTCCAAGTATCAGTGGGTGATACGGCTTGGACGGCTCGCTGCGATCAGGAGCTTGCCGCAGGGAGCCGTGTTTCGGTCATTGCTGTGGATGGGATTATCTTAGTCGTCAAACCTATCGAAAAGTCTGTAATTCCATCGGCAAATTGACTCTTACACTAAGATGCTTGACGTGCACAGTTCCAATAGGTGCGCGTCAAGAAAGCTCACAAAATGCGCATAAATCTTTGTGTAGGATGAGTAAAACTACTAGCAACTGCGACTTCAAAGTCGGAACTAAGACCCTACGGGGTCTTAGTTTTATCGTTTGAACAACAATGCCCCTTCAACTGTTCTATGATTGGACAATCGCTGCCTTGATCTCCGGGACAAGATGCGATCCACTCTTCTAGCTGCTGCTTAATCATGGTGAGCTCGGACAGTTTACTCGAGACTTCTTGCCACTTTTCTTGTGCTCGCGCACGCACCGCCGCGCTCGTTCGGTTTGGATCATTAGCAAGAGTGAGCATGGCTTTACACTCATCCAAACTAAAACCAACTCGCCGACAGCGAGCAATGAGCAGTAAATCATCCACATGCCGCTGAGTGTAAGTTCGATAACCACTTTCAGAGCGCAATGGTGGGGTGATAAGACCTTTTTCTTCGTATAGACGAATCGACTTTGCAGTCAGCGAGGTGAGTTTGGCAATCTGGCTAATATTCATGGCACATAAAAATAACAAAGGCATGGAAAGACCATGCCTCTATCCAATAAGAAATGCAATTATTCTTGGCTGATCAACCAAGAGAGGATCGATGTTTTTTCAGCTTTATCGGCTTTTTTGTACCAATCTGCCATCATGTCGACTAGCTTATTTGAGGTGGAAATAGGCTGAGTTACCTCTGCACGGTTAGCAAAGGCCCAGTTAGCAAATTCTTGGCGCTCGGCTGCATTGGCTTCACCAAATAAGTACTGGATCATGTCATAAGATTTTGAAACGGATTGAGTCGTAGCTTGACTATTAACTATGGAATCTTGGGCTGCCTGAGCAGTTTTTGCTGGTTCTGATATGGTCTCACTACGTTTTCGATTAATCCCTACATTATTCAGAGCACTAATCGAGGCAATCTTATCTTGAGCATTATAGTTATAGAGTTCATTTTCATAATCTCGAAATACTGAAAAGCCTTTGGCAACTAAAACGTCTTGTTGGAATTCAATAGGCTGCATAGATGAATTCGTCAAAAGAACTGCTGGCTTTTTATCAAAAGTTTTGGCTGTAGCTTCATCCCTAACTACAGATCCTGGCTTCAGAAAAAGACTCTCATTGTCCGCATTAAAACTGACAACCATAGCAGGTGACTTATATTTATTTTGAGTCCCCCCGAAATGAATGACTTTTTCAAGACGAACCAAAAGTTGGTTTAAACCATTAGGTAAAGTCATTTCATCGGTGTGACCGAATGAAATTTCAGGCTCAACGCCATTAACAGCTAGAATCTGGAGGTTTCGGTCTATACTCACCGTCACATCAGCGTAGGTGTTAGAAGAAACAACCATTCCTAATAGCGCGCTAATCAAAAGTTTATTCATTATTACCTCCAAATAAAAGGCGAGCTGTCGCTCGCCTTGGTATGAACTTTTAATCAATATGATTAGAAGTAGTATTCAACACCCATCAAGAAACGAGTTTGGTCATTTGCATCAGCATTGCCTTTGTCGTCGCCGTCAGTCGGTGTCATCATATCGTAGTTACGAACGTCGAAATACAACACTGCTGATGGGTCTAGTACATATAGTGCACGGGCAGTGATTGCACGGCTATCGCTATCAGCTTGAGTTTCGCCACCAAACTTAGCTTTAGTTGTCGCAGAGTAACCTGCTTTAAATAGCCACTCAGATGTTGCCCAGTAAGCCAATGTTGCAGAGTAAGCATCTTGTTTTTTCTCAACATTGTTTACTTCATTAGTCATGTGCTTCCAAGCTGCAGTTAAGCTTAACTTGTCAGTAATAGATACGTTACCACCCACTAAATAGTAAGCAGCTTGAGCTTCGTCAACCTTAGCTGCAGTCGCTGGTTTTAACTCAGCAAGACCTGTTTCGGAGTTGAATTCATAGTAAGCTTTTTTAGCCGCAGTCTTAGTTTCTTCTTTTGAACCTAGATAAGCGCCACCGTGGATACCAAAACGCTCTGCGTTGTAAGCTAATGCGAAGCTGACAACTGCATTATCAGTAGATGAATTCATCTTACTTGCAGACAGTGAGTATTTGAAACCGCTGTAGTCAGAAGAGTCGAAACGGATTACGTGGTCAGCACGGTCTTGGTAACCAGCACCGATAGCATTGTGCCAGTCAAACACGTTACCTAGACCTGGGTTTGAGTGTGGCCAGTCAACGTAGTCATAGATAGAAACAAGTTGACGACCCACTTTCACTGTACCTACGCCATCAAAAGCTAGACCCAAATAAGTATCACGACCACCAAATTGACCGCCTGTGTCACCATTGTAAGCATTTGATGTTTCGATTTGCCATACAAAATCAGGTCCGAAGTTATTAAAAGATTGTGTACCACGTAGACCGATACGAGATTCGATTTCAACGCCTACAGTATCATCTTTTGCACTGTCACCTTTGCTTTCAAAGTAAAGGTTACCAGCAGCTTGACCGTAAAGTTGTACGTTATCAGTAAGCTGAGCAGCTTGAACACCCACTGCTGCCATCGCTACTACTGCACCCAGAAGAGTACGTTTAAACATTTTGTCCATGGATAACTCCTAAAAATGGATATAGCTGTTTTTGATTTTCTCCCTTAAGTTGGCCGCCGAAGGGAGAAGTCATTTCCTTTTCGAGTATCGAAACCGATTCTCTTAGTTGTTGGCACACTCACCGTGTATCCATGTCTGTAGACTAACTCTCGGTTAGAAAACATCAATCAGAACTTAATTTTTATCTAAAAAAATATGAGCCACGGCAAACTTCTGGGGAGTAAGTGATCGAGATCGAATTATTATCAAAGTCAAAACAAACAAAACTCAAACAATTGAAAATAAAGACTTTTTATTATTGTGTATTTTAATTTATTTGAGATGCGTCGAATAATAAAAGGGCGAGTGATGACTTTTATAAAACAACAAAAACCATTTATTGACAAAAAATGCAGGGTTGTTTTTGAACAAAAATAAACCCCAGTCGAGACTGAGGTTTAGACTGTTCGGCGCTAAAAAGTTCCATTTATTTATCAAGGATGCTAAATACCGCCAAATAAACTTGTTATTTTAAGAGTTCAATCAATGCTTGCTCGTCCATCACAGCAATACCCAATTCTGTCGCTTTCGCTAACTTAGAACCAGCAGCGTCACCAGCAAACACAATATCCGTATTTTTTGAAACACTTCCTGTCACTTTTGCCCCAAGTGCTTGTAGTGCAGCTTTCGCATCGTTACGAGATAGTTGATTGAAGCTACCCGTCAATACCACGACTTTCCCTGCCAACATAGAATCAGTCCCAGTAGATGACACAGCAGTCATTGCTGGCCATGTAACGCCGAGTTCAAGAAGTTCAGCAATCACTTTTTGATTACGAGATTGCGCAAAGAAAGCATGTAAGTGACCCGCGACAACGTTACCAACATCTGAAACTTCAATCAGTTGCTCCATCGTTGCCTGTGCAATCGCCTCAAGAGTTAAAAAGTGCTGAGCCAAATTGAGTGCTGTTGCTTCTCCAACTTCGCGAATACCCAGTGCATATAGAAACTTAGGTAAGGTAGTTTGTTTGGCTTTA is a genomic window containing:
- the cueR gene encoding Cu(I)-responsive transcriptional regulator: MNISQIAKLTSLTAKSIRLYEEKGLITPPLRSESGYRTYTQRHVDDLLLIARCRRVGFSLDECKAMLTLANDPNRTSAAVRARAQEKWQEVSSKLSELTMIKQQLEEWIASCPGDQGSDCPIIEQLKGHCCSNDKTKTP
- a CDS encoding porin is translated as MDKMFKRTLLGAVVAMAAVGVQAAQLTDNVQLYGQAAGNLYFESKGDSAKDDTVGVEIESRIGLRGTQSFNNFGPDFVWQIETSNAYNGDTGGQFGGRDTYLGLAFDGVGTVKVGRQLVSIYDYVDWPHSNPGLGNVFDWHNAIGAGYQDRADHVIRFDSSDYSGFKYSLSASKMNSSTDNAVVSFALAYNAERFGIHGGAYLGSKEETKTAAKKAYYEFNSETGLAELKPATAAKVDEAQAAYYLVGGNVSITDKLSLTAAWKHMTNEVNNVEKKQDAYSATLAYWATSEWLFKAGYSATTKAKFGGETQADSDSRAITARALYVLDPSAVLYFDVRNYDMMTPTDGDDKGNADANDQTRFLMGVEYYF
- a CDS encoding YccT family protein, with product MNKLLISALLGMVVSSNTYADVTVSIDRNLQILAVNGVEPEISFGHTDEMTLPNGLNQLLVRLEKVIHFGGTQNKYKSPAMVVSFNADNESLFLKPGSVVRDEATAKTFDKKPAVLLTNSSMQPIEFQQDVLVAKGFSVFRDYENELYNYNAQDKIASISALNNVGINRKRSETISEPAKTAQAAQDSIVNSQATTQSVSKSYDMIQYLFGEANAAERQEFANWAFANRAEVTQPISTSNKLVDMMADWYKKADKAEKTSILSWLISQE
- a CDS encoding NfeD family protein — translated: MVELLSQLNFWHWLALGLLLLAAELLGTAGYFLWLGLSALLVGVLLAVMPFGWQLQWLAFASFSLVTTWLWWRRQFSRDKKQDTERDLNQKEKQLLGRIIPITEDTPAGEFQVSVGDTAWTARCDQELAAGSRVSVIAVDGIILVVKPIEKSVIPSAN